From the Cupriavidus necator N-1 genome, one window contains:
- the phnL gene encoding phosphonate C-P lyase system protein PhnL, with protein sequence MHAEYPQKLVEVRGLGKMFTLHNQGGIRLPVLRAMDFDAARGECLVLSGPSGTGKSTLLRCLYGNYLATEGSIRLRDTSAEGEPWVELTHAPEQRVLKLRRDVIGYVSQFLRAIPRVGALDVVADPLQQRGASHEEARARAAELLARLNLPRRLWDLPPATFSGGEQQRVNIARGLIGGHPILLLDEPTASLDADNRTVVVDLIREALTEGRALIGIFHDEAVRDAVATRLLPLQPATALA encoded by the coding sequence ATGCACGCAGAATACCCACAGAAACTGGTCGAGGTTCGCGGCCTCGGCAAGATGTTTACGCTGCACAACCAGGGCGGCATCCGCCTGCCGGTGCTGCGCGCGATGGATTTCGATGCCGCCCGCGGCGAATGCCTGGTGCTGTCGGGGCCGTCCGGCACCGGCAAGAGCACCCTCCTGCGCTGCCTGTACGGCAACTACCTGGCCACCGAAGGCAGCATCCGCCTGCGCGATACCAGCGCCGAGGGCGAGCCGTGGGTCGAGCTGACCCATGCCCCCGAGCAACGCGTGCTGAAGCTGCGCCGCGACGTGATCGGCTATGTCAGCCAGTTCCTGCGCGCGATTCCCCGCGTCGGCGCGCTCGACGTGGTGGCCGATCCGCTGCAGCAGCGCGGCGCCAGCCATGAGGAAGCGCGTGCCCGCGCGGCAGAGCTGCTGGCACGGCTGAACCTGCCGCGCCGGCTGTGGGATTTGCCGCCGGCCACTTTCTCCGGTGGCGAGCAGCAGCGCGTGAACATCGCGCGCGGCCTGATCGGCGGCCACCCGATCCTGCTGCTGGACGAGCCCACCGCCTCGCTGGACGCCGACAACCGCACCGTGGTGGTCGACCTGATCCGCGAGGCCCTGACCGAAGGCCGCGCGCTGATCGGCATCTTCCACGACGAAGCCGTGCGCGATGCCGTGGCCACGCGCCTGCTGCCGCTGCAACCCGCTACCGCCCTTGCCTGA
- a CDS encoding GNAT family N-acetyltransferase — MNTMAEAVLTLREVRGSDAELRHLSALLAAMDDETPLPLATMRERYATMRRYPDYRCYMMVDEDEVPLGTFSLLVFPVMVHDGRPEAIVEAVVVAPSARGMGVGKAMMREAMRLAREAGAAKLALSSNARRLQAHQFYRRLGFTEHGISFSIEL; from the coding sequence CGCGGTTCCGACGCGGAACTGCGGCACCTGTCCGCGCTGCTGGCCGCGATGGACGACGAAACGCCGCTGCCGCTGGCCACCATGCGCGAGCGCTACGCTACCATGCGCCGCTATCCGGACTACCGCTGCTACATGATGGTGGACGAGGACGAGGTGCCGCTGGGCACCTTCAGCCTGCTGGTATTCCCCGTGATGGTCCACGACGGGCGTCCCGAGGCGATTGTCGAGGCAGTGGTGGTGGCGCCGTCCGCGCGCGGCATGGGCGTCGGCAAGGCGATGATGCGCGAAGCCATGCGCCTGGCCCGTGAGGCTGGTGCGGCCAAGCTGGCGCTGTCGTCCAACGCGCGGCGCCTGCAGGCCCACCAGTTCTATCGCCGGCTCGGGTTCACCGAGCACGGCATCAGCTTCAGCATCGAACTCTGA
- a CDS encoding IclR family transcriptional regulator → MPRPKAAQPPIEPADAPRTRERRQRVQSAVTGMAVLKGLARLGGRASLTALAAHIDESPAKVHRYLVSLVEEGLVAQEAGTQQYHLGFEALQIGMAAMRQADPIRLAEASLVRLRETLEVTCFVAVMGNKGPTIMRFEEPGLPVTVNVRAGSVMPLLWSATGRVFLGLLDEKRVHAQAEEELATASAARLALLDARDPIGALRRAVQADDCAWVRDTNLTGISAVAAPVRDYTGRVCAVLTALGATGGFDPAIDGPIGSAVRREARAVSTALGFNPGA, encoded by the coding sequence ATGCCCCGACCGAAAGCTGCCCAACCTCCCATCGAACCCGCCGACGCACCCCGCACGCGCGAACGCCGCCAGCGCGTGCAATCGGCCGTCACCGGCATGGCGGTGCTCAAGGGACTGGCCCGGCTGGGCGGACGCGCCAGCCTGACCGCGCTGGCCGCGCATATCGACGAAAGCCCGGCCAAGGTGCACCGCTACTTGGTCAGCCTGGTGGAAGAGGGGCTAGTGGCGCAGGAGGCGGGCACGCAGCAATACCATCTGGGCTTCGAGGCGCTGCAGATCGGCATGGCGGCGATGCGGCAGGCCGACCCGATCCGGCTGGCCGAAGCCTCGCTGGTGCGCCTGCGCGAAACACTGGAAGTGACCTGCTTTGTCGCGGTGATGGGCAACAAGGGGCCGACCATCATGCGCTTTGAGGAACCGGGTTTGCCGGTGACGGTGAACGTGCGCGCGGGTTCGGTGATGCCATTGCTGTGGTCGGCCACCGGGCGCGTGTTCCTGGGGCTGCTCGATGAAAAGCGCGTGCATGCCCAGGCCGAAGAAGAACTGGCCACGGCCAGCGCGGCGCGGCTGGCGTTGCTCGATGCCAGGGACCCCATCGGCGCGCTGCGGCGCGCGGTGCAGGCCGACGACTGCGCCTGGGTGCGCGACACCAACCTGACCGGCATCAGCGCCGTGGCGGCGCCGGTGCGCGACTACACCGGGCGCGTCTGCGCGGTGCTGACGGCGCTGGGCGCCACCGGCGGTTTTGATCCCGCCATCGACGGGCCCATCGGCAGCGCCGTCCGGCGCGAGGCGCGCGCGGTCAGCACGGCGCTGGGGTTCAACCCCGGGGCCTGA
- the phnN gene encoding phosphonate metabolism protein/1,5-bisphosphokinase (PRPP-forming) PhnN gives MNAHGAADGHGLFYLMGPSGSGKDSLLRALRERLGPDDRIVIAHRYITREADANEASVALTPDEFRRRQALGCLALDWHSHGLHYGIGIEIEQWLARGLTVIVNGSREYLPQAVARYPKLCAVHVRVRPEVLATRLRQRGRESEEAIARRLARAAQAFTVPAGCRLVEFDNSGALESAADAFARLVGATSDSATLS, from the coding sequence ATGAACGCACATGGCGCGGCCGACGGACACGGCCTGTTCTACCTGATGGGGCCGTCCGGCAGCGGCAAGGACTCGCTGCTGCGCGCGTTGCGCGAGCGCCTCGGGCCGGACGACCGCATCGTCATCGCGCATCGCTATATCACCCGCGAGGCCGATGCCAACGAGGCCTCCGTTGCGCTCACCCCCGATGAATTCCGGCGCCGCCAGGCGCTCGGATGCCTGGCGCTGGACTGGCACAGCCACGGGCTGCATTACGGCATCGGCATCGAGATCGAGCAGTGGCTGGCCAGGGGCCTGACCGTGATCGTCAATGGCTCGCGCGAGTACCTGCCGCAAGCCGTGGCGCGCTACCCGAAGCTGTGCGCCGTGCATGTGCGCGTGCGCCCGGAGGTGCTGGCCACCCGGCTGCGCCAGCGTGGCCGCGAGTCGGAAGAAGCGATTGCCCGGCGCCTGGCGCGCGCGGCGCAGGCATTCACCGTGCCGGCTGGGTGCCGCCTGGTCGAGTTCGACAATAGCGGCGCCCTGGAAAGCGCGGCGGATGCGTTCGCGCGGTTGGTTGGGGCTACTTCCGATAGCGCAACATTAAGCTGA
- the phnG gene encoding phosphonate C-P lyase system protein PhnG, which produces MMQSETAQAHAARAAWLRILATAPTDALDGAYQRLGQAQALPAYRLLRKPESGMAMVRARAGGTGPQFNLGEITVTRCAVVLEDGAAGAAAGVAYIQGRSARHAEQAAVLDALLQRPAWHQRVQDLVLAPLASTQAERAAHAAATAAQTRVEFFTMVRGED; this is translated from the coding sequence ATGATGCAAAGCGAAACCGCGCAGGCCCATGCCGCCCGCGCCGCCTGGCTCCGGATCCTGGCTACGGCGCCCACCGACGCGCTCGACGGTGCTTACCAGCGGCTTGGCCAGGCGCAAGCCCTGCCGGCCTACCGGCTGCTGCGCAAGCCGGAGTCCGGCATGGCCATGGTCCGGGCGCGCGCGGGCGGCACCGGCCCCCAGTTCAACCTGGGGGAAATCACGGTCACGCGCTGCGCGGTCGTGCTGGAAGACGGCGCTGCCGGGGCCGCTGCAGGCGTGGCCTATATCCAGGGCCGCAGCGCCCGCCATGCCGAACAGGCCGCGGTGCTGGACGCGCTGCTGCAGCGCCCGGCCTGGCACCAGCGCGTGCAGGATCTTGTGCTGGCGCCGTTGGCAAGCACGCAGGCGGAGCGCGCCGCACACGCAGCGGCCACTGCCGCCCAGACCCGCGTCGAGTTCTTCACCATGGTCCGGGGAGAGGACTGA
- the phnK gene encoding phosphonate C-P lyase system protein PhnK: protein MSATPLLSVRNLTRTWEGLHGCHDVSFDLYPGEVLCVVGESGSGKSTLLQALSMQAPAQRGSVSYDMRESGLTDLATLSSARLRLLARTDWGFVRQHARDGLRMQVSAGANIAERLMAVGERHYGNLRELAGNWLEKMEIDLARLDDVPGTFSGGMQQRLQIARNLVTHPRLVFMDEPTASLDVSVQARLLDLLRRLVADLGLAAVLVTHDLAVARLLAHRTLVMQGGRVVEQGLTDQILDDPQHPYTQLLVSSILQG from the coding sequence ATGAGCGCCACTCCGCTGCTATCGGTGCGCAACCTGACGCGCACCTGGGAGGGCCTGCACGGCTGCCATGACGTCAGCTTCGACCTGTACCCGGGCGAGGTGCTGTGCGTGGTGGGCGAATCGGGCTCCGGCAAGAGCACGCTGCTGCAGGCCTTGTCGATGCAGGCGCCGGCGCAGCGCGGCAGCGTGAGCTACGACATGCGCGAGTCAGGCCTGACCGACCTGGCCACGCTGTCCAGCGCGCGCTTGCGGCTGCTGGCCCGCACTGACTGGGGCTTCGTGCGCCAGCATGCGCGCGATGGCCTGCGCATGCAGGTCAGCGCCGGTGCCAATATCGCCGAGCGCCTGATGGCCGTGGGCGAGCGCCACTACGGCAACCTGCGCGAGCTCGCCGGCAACTGGCTGGAGAAGATGGAAATCGACCTGGCCCGCTTGGACGACGTTCCCGGCACCTTCTCCGGGGGCATGCAGCAGCGTTTGCAGATCGCGCGCAACCTGGTCACGCACCCGCGCCTGGTGTTCATGGACGAGCCCACGGCGTCATTGGACGTGTCGGTGCAGGCCCGCTTGCTCGATCTGCTGCGCCGCCTGGTGGCAGACCTGGGCCTCGCCGCCGTGCTGGTCACGCACGACCTGGCCGTGGCGCGCCTGCTCGCACACCGCACGCTGGTCATGCAGGGCGGCCGCGTGGTGGAGCAAGGCCTGACCGACCAGATCCTCGACGACCCGCAGCACCCGTACACGCAGTTGCTGGTCTCTTCCATCCTGCAGGGCTGA
- a CDS encoding Bug family tripartite tricarboxylate transporter substrate binding protein, whose protein sequence is MPRPHFKRLAIGALALPMLAAIPAHAAEAYPAKPIRWIVPYAAGGGSDFLARTISQGLSAKVAQPVVVDNKPGGNTAIGAAETARSAADGYTVLSADNGTLVFNPVLYKSLSYNPGKDLAPVTLLGRFPMILVVGATSPVKSAKEFIAQTKATQGGINYGSAGAGSPHHLAMELLKVEAGLSMTHAPYRGAAPALSDVAAGQVVAMMVDYAAGAGFIKGGKVRPLAVANATRLPQLPDVPTFAELGYPRVEAAALVGMVVPAGTPPEVVNTLNKDVVAAIREPAVNKRLVEFGVEPVGNSPAQFSELLRSESTRWTKLIRDLKITLDN, encoded by the coding sequence ATGCCCCGCCCCCACTTCAAGCGCCTGGCCATTGGCGCCCTGGCGCTGCCGATGCTGGCCGCCATCCCCGCGCACGCCGCCGAAGCCTACCCCGCCAAGCCGATCCGCTGGATCGTCCCCTACGCCGCCGGCGGCGGTTCGGACTTCCTCGCGCGCACCATCAGCCAGGGGCTGTCGGCCAAGGTCGCCCAGCCGGTGGTGGTGGACAACAAGCCGGGCGGCAATACCGCCATCGGCGCGGCCGAGACGGCGCGCTCGGCCGCCGACGGCTATACCGTGCTGTCGGCCGACAACGGCACACTGGTGTTCAACCCCGTGCTGTACAAATCGCTCTCCTACAACCCTGGCAAGGACCTGGCTCCGGTGACGCTGCTGGGCCGCTTCCCGATGATCCTGGTGGTGGGCGCGACCAGCCCGGTCAAGAGCGCCAAGGAGTTCATCGCGCAGACCAAGGCCACCCAGGGCGGCATCAACTACGGCTCGGCAGGCGCGGGCAGCCCGCACCACCTGGCGATGGAGCTGCTGAAGGTGGAAGCCGGCCTGTCGATGACGCATGCCCCCTACCGCGGCGCCGCGCCGGCGCTGTCGGACGTGGCCGCCGGGCAGGTGGTGGCGATGATGGTGGACTACGCCGCCGGCGCCGGCTTTATCAAGGGCGGCAAGGTCCGGCCGCTGGCGGTGGCCAATGCCACCCGGCTGCCGCAGTTGCCTGACGTGCCGACCTTTGCCGAGCTGGGCTACCCGCGCGTGGAAGCTGCCGCGCTGGTGGGCATGGTGGTGCCGGCCGGCACGCCGCCGGAGGTGGTCAACACGCTGAACAAGGACGTGGTCGCGGCAATCCGTGAGCCCGCTGTCAACAAGCGGCTGGTGGAATTCGGCGTAGAGCCGGTCGGCAACTCGCCGGCGCAGTTCAGCGAGCTGCTGCGCAGCGAGTCCACCCGCTGGACCAAACTGATCCGCGACCTGAAGATCACGCTGGACAACTGA
- a CDS encoding carbon-phosphorus lyase complex subunit PhnI, with protein MYVAVKGGERAILNSYRMLDAYRRGDTAVPELTLAQIREQMPLAVSRVMAEGSLYDPHLGALALKQAAGDQIEAIFLLRAYRTTLARFGYTHPVDTGSMRLQRRISSTFKDVPGGQVLGPTYDYTQRLLDFTLEAGRDPEPLPPSPEPLAASMPRVTGLLEADELVEADQIPAGDPTPPDLTREPLAFPANRAARLQNLARADEGFLLSMGYSTQRGYGNSHPFAAEIRYGTAEVELFVEELGFAVTIGEIELTECQMVSQFAGNADEAPRFTRGYGLVFGYNERKAMSMALADRAMRAEELGEAADAPANDIEFMLYHSDNVEASGFVQHLKLPHYVDFQANLELLRRLRAEQDGAVTATVQAQPQPQEETLA; from the coding sequence ATGTACGTAGCCGTCAAAGGTGGCGAGCGCGCCATCCTCAATTCCTACCGGATGCTCGATGCCTACCGCCGCGGCGATACCGCGGTGCCGGAACTTACGCTGGCGCAGATCCGCGAACAGATGCCGCTGGCGGTGTCGCGCGTCATGGCAGAGGGCTCGCTGTACGACCCGCACCTGGGCGCGCTGGCCCTGAAACAGGCCGCCGGGGACCAGATCGAGGCAATCTTCCTGCTGCGTGCCTATCGCACCACGCTGGCACGCTTCGGCTACACCCATCCGGTGGATACGGGTTCGATGCGCCTGCAGCGGCGGATCTCGTCCACGTTCAAGGACGTGCCGGGCGGCCAGGTGCTGGGGCCGACCTACGACTACACCCAGCGCCTGCTGGATTTCACGCTCGAAGCAGGCCGCGACCCCGAGCCGCTGCCGCCCTCGCCCGAACCCCTCGCCGCCAGCATGCCGCGCGTGACCGGCCTGCTGGAAGCGGATGAACTGGTCGAAGCCGACCAGATCCCCGCGGGCGACCCCACGCCGCCCGACCTGACGCGCGAGCCGCTGGCCTTCCCCGCCAACCGCGCCGCGCGCCTGCAGAACCTGGCGCGCGCCGATGAGGGTTTCCTGCTGTCGATGGGCTATTCCACCCAGCGCGGCTACGGCAACTCGCACCCGTTCGCGGCCGAGATCCGCTACGGCACGGCCGAGGTCGAACTGTTCGTGGAAGAACTGGGCTTCGCGGTCACTATCGGCGAGATCGAGCTGACAGAATGCCAGATGGTGAGCCAGTTCGCCGGCAATGCCGACGAAGCCCCGCGGTTCACGCGCGGCTACGGGCTGGTGTTCGGCTACAACGAGCGCAAGGCCATGTCGATGGCGCTGGCCGACCGCGCCATGCGCGCCGAAGAGCTCGGCGAAGCCGCCGACGCCCCGGCCAACGATATCGAATTCATGCTGTACCACAGTGACAACGTCGAGGCCTCCGGGTTCGTGCAGCACCTGAAGCTGCCCCACTACGTGGACTTCCAGGCCAACCTGGAACTGCTGCGCCGGCTGCGCGCGGAACAGGATGGCGCCGTGACCGCTACCGTCCAGGCGCAACCGCAGCCGCAAGAGGAGACCCTGGCATGA
- the phnH gene encoding phosphonate C-P lyase system protein PhnH: MTAMQPIPSTPAASLLPGFNNPVDDAQQVFRAALQAFAHPGRLQTLPVASGLPDGLSPALAALLLTLADPDTPVWLPAGVPAAARAFLRFHCGCPLTDDVGAAAFVCVPAGYAMPALADCAQGDPAFPDRSATLLMEVASLADGDTLTLHGPGIETTQVLRVADLPADFRAGWRANNAGFPLGVDLLLASGDRFCALTRTTLVED, from the coding sequence ATGACTGCCATGCAACCGATCCCGTCCACCCCCGCCGCCTCGCTGCTGCCGGGTTTCAACAACCCGGTCGACGACGCCCAGCAGGTCTTCCGCGCCGCGCTGCAGGCGTTTGCCCATCCGGGCCGGCTGCAAACGCTGCCCGTGGCCAGCGGCCTGCCCGACGGCCTGTCGCCTGCGCTGGCCGCGCTGCTGCTGACGCTGGCCGATCCCGATACCCCGGTCTGGCTGCCTGCCGGCGTTCCGGCCGCGGCGCGCGCGTTCCTGCGCTTCCATTGCGGCTGCCCGCTGACCGACGATGTCGGCGCCGCGGCCTTTGTCTGCGTGCCCGCCGGATATGCCATGCCGGCACTGGCGGACTGCGCGCAAGGCGACCCGGCCTTCCCCGACCGCTCGGCCACGCTGCTGATGGAGGTGGCCTCGCTTGCCGATGGCGACACCCTCACGCTGCACGGCCCCGGCATCGAAACCACGCAGGTGCTGCGCGTGGCCGACCTGCCCGCGGACTTCCGCGCCGGCTGGCGCGCCAACAACGCCGGCTTCCCGCTCGGCGTGGACCTGCTGCTGGCCAGCGGCGACCGATTCTGCGCCTTGACGCGCACCACGCTGGTGGAGGACTGA
- the phnF gene encoding phosphonate metabolism transcriptional regulator PhnF, with protein sequence MSDREVERGSGVAVWRQIGEALADDIRKKLYLPGEQLPPEPELATRFAVNRHTIRRAMGELELSGLVRIEQGRGTFVQEHAIDYAIGRRTRFSQNLAAQGMRGHTEIIDSQVVRAPEVAKQLGLARTAEILHVQMIGKTEARTIDVAEHYFDLKRFPGIDEVLRARQSVSRALAHFGIADYTRKWSRITAAMPSAPVARLLNQPKTRPVLQVEALNVDIDGAPVQYSVVRFAGDWVQLTVSDSD encoded by the coding sequence ATGTCTGATCGAGAAGTGGAACGGGGTTCCGGCGTGGCGGTATGGCGCCAGATTGGCGAGGCGCTGGCGGACGACATCCGCAAGAAGCTGTACCTGCCCGGCGAACAGCTGCCCCCTGAGCCTGAACTGGCCACGCGCTTCGCGGTCAACCGCCACACCATCCGCCGCGCCATGGGCGAGCTGGAGCTGAGCGGGCTGGTGCGGATCGAGCAGGGCCGCGGCACCTTCGTGCAGGAGCATGCGATCGACTACGCGATCGGGCGCCGCACGCGCTTCTCGCAAAACCTGGCCGCGCAGGGCATGCGGGGGCATACCGAGATCATCGACAGCCAGGTGGTGCGCGCGCCGGAAGTGGCAAAGCAACTGGGCCTGGCGCGCACGGCGGAGATCCTGCACGTGCAGATGATCGGCAAGACCGAAGCGCGCACCATCGACGTTGCCGAGCATTACTTCGACCTCAAGCGCTTCCCGGGTATCGACGAGGTGCTGCGCGCCAGGCAATCCGTGTCGCGCGCGCTGGCGCATTTCGGCATTGCCGACTACACGCGCAAGTGGTCGCGCATCACGGCGGCCATGCCCAGCGCCCCGGTGGCGCGGCTGCTGAACCAGCCGAAGACGCGCCCGGTGCTGCAGGTGGAGGCGCTGAACGTTGATATCGACGGGGCGCCGGTGCAGTACAGCGTGGTGCGCTTTGCCGGGGACTGGGTGCAGCTGACGGTTTCCGACAGTGATTGA
- a CDS encoding alpha-D-ribose 1-methylphosphonate 5-triphosphate diphosphatase: MSATYLTHATLVLPDRVLHDSALLIEDGRIAAIEPAPAAVPAHAAVIDLHGHTVMPGLVDVHCDAIEKEVEPRASVLFPLDFAVAQVDRRNAAAGITTPYHALSFAGNQFGVRNVDTAATLVRTLAAYRRHSLVDNRIHCRYEVTDSSAVPVLEALMAEGVVDLLSVMDHSPGQGQFKTMDAYLAYMMGNHGMSREEAADAAHKKAAALEGAHERVNRLVARAHALGIPTASHDDDSPQRIAAMHALGVRMSEFPINLETAQAACAQALPTILGAPNVLRGKSQSGSMRAIDAIHAGVGTILCSDYQPSTLIAAAYAAARLADLPLNQALALVTANPAEACLLDDRGRLAPGLRADVIAVSGVAGQPMVTHTWSGGRLVFAAGYPSVRHVGDAAMPRETALREVA; encoded by the coding sequence ATGTCTGCTACCTACCTGACGCACGCCACCCTGGTGCTGCCGGACCGCGTGCTGCACGACAGCGCGCTGCTGATCGAAGATGGCCGCATCGCCGCCATCGAACCGGCACCCGCCGCGGTGCCCGCCCACGCCGCCGTGATCGACCTGCATGGCCACACGGTGATGCCGGGCCTGGTCGACGTGCATTGCGACGCCATCGAGAAGGAAGTCGAACCGCGCGCCAGCGTGCTGTTCCCGCTGGACTTTGCCGTGGCCCAGGTCGACCGCCGCAATGCCGCGGCCGGCATTACCACGCCGTACCACGCGCTGTCGTTCGCCGGCAACCAGTTCGGCGTGCGCAATGTCGATACCGCGGCCACGCTGGTGCGCACCCTGGCCGCGTATCGCCGCCACAGCCTGGTCGACAACCGCATCCATTGCCGCTACGAAGTCACCGATTCCAGCGCCGTGCCGGTGCTGGAAGCCCTGATGGCCGAAGGCGTGGTCGACCTGCTGTCCGTCATGGACCACTCGCCGGGCCAGGGCCAGTTCAAGACCATGGATGCCTACCTGGCCTACATGATGGGCAACCACGGCATGAGCCGCGAGGAAGCCGCCGATGCGGCCCACAAGAAGGCCGCCGCGCTGGAAGGCGCCCATGAGCGCGTCAACCGGCTGGTGGCCAGGGCGCACGCGCTGGGCATCCCTACCGCCAGCCATGACGACGATTCACCGCAGCGCATCGCCGCCATGCACGCGCTGGGCGTGCGCATGAGCGAGTTCCCGATCAACCTGGAAACCGCGCAAGCCGCGTGCGCCCAGGCGCTGCCGACCATCCTGGGCGCGCCCAACGTGCTGCGCGGCAAGAGCCAGAGCGGCTCGATGCGCGCCATCGACGCCATCCACGCCGGGGTCGGCACCATCCTGTGTTCGGACTACCAGCCGTCCACGCTGATCGCGGCCGCGTATGCCGCCGCGCGCCTGGCCGACCTGCCGCTGAACCAGGCGCTGGCGCTGGTCACCGCCAATCCCGCCGAGGCCTGCCTGCTGGACGACCGCGGGCGCCTGGCGCCGGGGCTGCGCGCGGACGTCATCGCCGTGTCCGGCGTGGCAGGCCAGCCGATGGTCACGCATACCTGGTCCGGCGGGCGGCTGGTGTTTGCGGCGGGGTATCCGTCGGTGCGGCACGTTGGCGACGCCGCCATGCCGCGCGAAACCGCGCTGCGCGAGGTGGCATAA
- a CDS encoding alpha-D-ribose 1-methylphosphonate 5-phosphate C-P-lyase PhnJ, translated as MNTADTTMATGIARDDHYNFGYLDESTKRMLRRALLKAVAIPGYQVPFGSREMPLPYGWGTGGIQVTAAIIGKDDVLKVIDQGSDDTTNAINIRRFFGRVTGVQTTERTAEASIIQTRHRIPETPLRAGQTMVFQVPIPEPLRWLEPSEGETRTMHALAEYGAMHVKLYEDIAHHGHIATTYDYPVIVNQRYMMRPSPIPKFDNPKLDRSPALMLFGAGREKRVYAVPPYTAVRSLDFADHPFTVEKWSSCCAQCGATDSYLDEIITDDAGTRLFVCSDTEYCADRQAAQAVKAAAGGAR; from the coding sequence ATGAACACGGCCGACACCACCATGGCAACGGGCATTGCCCGCGACGACCACTACAACTTCGGCTACCTGGACGAGTCGACCAAGCGCATGCTGCGCCGCGCGCTGCTCAAGGCCGTGGCGATTCCCGGCTACCAGGTGCCCTTCGGCAGCCGCGAGATGCCGCTGCCTTACGGCTGGGGCACGGGCGGCATCCAGGTGACGGCCGCCATCATCGGCAAGGATGACGTGCTCAAGGTGATCGACCAAGGCTCGGACGACACCACCAATGCCATCAATATCCGCCGCTTCTTCGGCCGCGTCACCGGCGTGCAGACCACCGAGCGCACTGCCGAGGCCAGCATCATCCAGACCCGTCACCGGATTCCGGAAACGCCGCTGCGCGCTGGCCAGACCATGGTGTTCCAGGTGCCCATCCCCGAGCCGCTGCGCTGGCTGGAACCGAGCGAGGGCGAGACTCGCACCATGCACGCACTGGCCGAATACGGCGCGATGCACGTCAAGCTGTATGAGGACATCGCCCATCACGGCCATATCGCCACCACCTACGACTACCCCGTGATCGTCAACCAGCGCTACATGATGCGGCCGTCGCCGATCCCCAAGTTCGACAATCCCAAGCTCGACCGCAGCCCCGCGCTGATGCTGTTCGGCGCCGGGCGCGAGAAGCGCGTCTATGCCGTGCCGCCGTACACCGCGGTCAGGAGCCTGGACTTCGCCGACCATCCCTTCACGGTGGAAAAGTGGTCCAGTTGCTGCGCCCAGTGCGGCGCCACCGACAGCTACCTGGACGAGATCATCACCGACGACGCCGGCACGCGCCTGTTCGTGTGCTCGGACACCGAGTACTGCGCCGACCGCCAGGCGGCCCAGGCCGTCAAGGCCGCTGCCGGAGGTGCCCGATGA
- a CDS encoding DUF1045 domain-containing protein, whose translation MTLPAHRYAIYLAPSDPFRTFGSQWLGRDADTGTALPAPAGMAPPPAEWVQIPAHYGLHATLKPPFRLAQGTNGPMLDAAARDFVRGCEAFDAPLALRALRGFVAWCLADGGSPPMQALADTCVLAFERFRAPPTAEELGRRKPDQLSDEERRMLDAWGYPYVFGTFVFHITLTGMLDTAAQRAAIERLGAASGKLLQAPLHVDGISVFVQPAPGDDFIVARHYGFNGNTIDGAGAAYLDA comes from the coding sequence ATGACCTTGCCAGCGCACCGTTACGCCATCTACCTGGCGCCCTCCGATCCCTTCCGCACATTTGGCAGCCAGTGGCTGGGCCGCGACGCCGATACCGGCACCGCGCTGCCCGCCCCGGCGGGCATGGCGCCGCCGCCCGCGGAGTGGGTCCAGATCCCGGCTCACTACGGCCTGCATGCCACGCTGAAGCCGCCATTCCGGCTTGCGCAGGGCACCAACGGCCCGATGCTCGACGCCGCTGCACGGGACTTTGTGCGTGGCTGCGAGGCATTCGACGCGCCGCTGGCGCTGCGTGCGCTGCGGGGTTTTGTGGCATGGTGCCTGGCCGATGGCGGATCCCCCCCGATGCAGGCGCTGGCCGATACATGCGTACTGGCATTCGAGCGCTTCCGCGCTCCGCCCACGGCCGAAGAACTCGGCCGGCGCAAACCGGACCAGTTGAGCGACGAAGAGCGCCGCATGCTCGACGCATGGGGCTACCCGTACGTGTTCGGTACCTTCGTCTTCCATATCACGCTGACTGGCATGCTTGATACTGCCGCCCAGCGCGCCGCCATCGAGCGCCTGGGGGCCGCGAGCGGCAAGTTGCTGCAGGCGCCGCTTCATGTGGACGGAATCAGCGTATTCGTGCAGCCGGCGCCGGGCGACGACTTTATCGTTGCTCGCCACTACGGTTTCAACGGCAACACCATCGATGGCGCCGGCGCGGCGTACCTGGACGCATGA